Proteins encoded within one genomic window of Citrobacter amalonaticus Y19:
- the ompC gene encoding porin OmpC produces MKRKVLALVIPALLTAGAAHAAEVYNKDGNKLDLYGKVDGLHYFSDDANSDGDQTYVRMGFKGETQINDQLTGYGQWEYQVNANTTESDHGNSFTRLAFAGLKFGDYGSFDYGRNYGVMYDVEGWTDMLPEFGGDSYTRSDNFMTGRANGVATYRNTDFFGMVNGLNVALQYQGTNEDQITNEQEGTGNGGDRTAQNSNGDGFGISSTYDFGMGVSFGAAYTTSDRTNEQVNTGGRVAGGDKADAWTAGLKYDANNIYLATMYSETRNMTPYGDDGVANKTQNFEVTAQYQFDFGLRPAVSFLMSKGKDLTGQGNDDSKDLVKYADVGATYYFNKNMSTYVDYKINLLDNDDNFYSRNNINTDDVVALGMVYQF; encoded by the coding sequence ATGAAAAGAAAAGTACTGGCTCTTGTTATCCCAGCCCTGTTAACCGCAGGCGCAGCGCATGCCGCTGAAGTTTATAATAAGGACGGCAACAAATTAGATCTCTATGGCAAAGTTGATGGCCTGCATTATTTTTCTGATGATGCCAACAGTGATGGCGATCAAACTTATGTCCGTATGGGTTTTAAAGGTGAAACGCAGATCAATGACCAACTGACCGGTTATGGCCAGTGGGAATATCAGGTTAACGCCAACACCACCGAAAGCGATCATGGCAACAGTTTTACTCGTCTTGCTTTTGCTGGCCTGAAATTTGGCGATTACGGTTCATTCGACTACGGTCGTAACTACGGCGTCATGTATGACGTGGAAGGCTGGACCGATATGCTGCCTGAATTTGGCGGCGACTCCTACACCCGTTCTGACAACTTTATGACTGGCCGTGCAAATGGTGTCGCGACTTATCGTAATACTGATTTCTTCGGCATGGTCAACGGCCTGAATGTCGCCCTTCAGTATCAGGGCACCAACGAAGATCAAATCACCAATGAACAGGAAGGCACCGGCAACGGCGGCGATCGTACCGCCCAGAACTCAAACGGCGACGGTTTTGGTATCTCGTCTACCTATGACTTCGGGATGGGCGTGAGCTTCGGCGCAGCCTACACCACATCCGATCGTACCAACGAGCAGGTTAATACCGGTGGTCGCGTCGCGGGTGGCGATAAGGCGGATGCATGGACAGCGGGTCTGAAATATGACGCCAACAACATTTATCTGGCTACTATGTATTCTGAAACCCGTAACATGACCCCGTACGGTGATGATGGCGTAGCAAACAAAACCCAGAACTTTGAAGTGACTGCGCAATACCAGTTCGACTTCGGTCTGCGTCCGGCGGTGTCCTTCCTGATGTCAAAAGGTAAAGATCTGACCGGTCAGGGCAATGACGACAGTAAAGATCTGGTGAAATACGCGGATGTTGGCGCGACTTACTACTTCAACAAAAACATGTCCACCTACGTTGATTATAAAATCAACCTGCTGGATAACGACGACAACTTCTATTCTCGTAACAATATTAATACCGATGATGTCGTCGCACTCGGTATGGTCTACCAGTTCTAA
- a CDS encoding KTSC domain-containing protein, protein MNHQPVKSSRIASVGYDEKSSTLEIRFYQTGVLQYRGVPAHIYRNFLSVVSKGRFYDGVIKGKYPEIKNK, encoded by the coding sequence ATGAACCACCAACCCGTAAAATCATCACGAATCGCATCCGTTGGCTATGACGAGAAATCTTCTACCCTGGAAATCCGTTTCTACCAGACGGGTGTTCTGCAATATCGCGGCGTTCCGGCGCATATATACCGAAATTTTCTTTCCGTGGTCTCAAAGGGCCGGTTTTATGACGGGGTTATTAAGGGTAAATACCCGGAAATTAAAAACAAATAA
- the uspF gene encoding universal stress protein UspF encodes MNRTILVPIDISDSELTQRVINHVEAEAKIDDAQVHFLTVIPSLPYYSALGLAYSAELPAMDDLKAEAKSQLEEVIKKFTIPSDRVQIHIAEGSPKDKILEMAKKLAVDMVIIASHRPDITTYLLGSNAAAVVRHAECSVLVVR; translated from the coding sequence ATGAACAGAACAATTCTTGTCCCCATCGATATTTCAGACTCAGAATTAACGCAACGCGTGATTAATCATGTCGAAGCCGAGGCGAAAATTGACGATGCGCAGGTTCATTTCCTGACCGTCATCCCATCTCTGCCTTACTATTCTGCACTGGGCCTGGCCTACTCTGCGGAGTTGCCGGCCATGGACGATCTGAAAGCCGAAGCGAAATCTCAACTGGAAGAGGTCATCAAGAAGTTCACTATCCCGTCGGACAGAGTACAGATCCATATCGCTGAAGGGTCGCCGAAAGACAAGATTCTGGAAATGGCGAAAAAACTCGCGGTGGATATGGTGATTATTGCGTCACACCGTCCGGACATTACCACATATCTGTTAGGGTCGAACGCTGCTGCCGTAGTACGCCATGCAGAGTGCTCCGTACTGGTCGTACGCTAA
- the ttcA gene encoding tRNA 2-thiocytidine(32) synthetase TtcA — MSQNQDITKKEQYNLNKLQKRLRRNVGEAIADFNMIEDGDRIMVCLSGGKDSYTMLEILRNLQQSAPISFSLVAVNLDQKQPGFPEHILPEYLEQLGVEYKIVEENTYGIVKDKIPEGKTTCSLCSRLRRGILYRTATELGATKIALGHHRDDILQTLFLNMFYGGKMKGMPPKLMSDDGKHIVIRPLAYCREKDIERFAEAKGYPIIPCNLCGSQPNLQRQVIADMLRDWDKRYPGRIETMFSAMQNVVPSHLSDINLFDFKGIKHGSDVVDGGDLAFDREEIPLQPAGWQPEEDDNQLDALRLNVVEVK, encoded by the coding sequence ATGTCGCAAAATCAAGATATTACTAAGAAAGAACAGTACAACCTGAACAAACTGCAAAAACGTCTGCGTCGTAACGTGGGCGAAGCGATTGCCGATTTCAATATGATTGAAGATGGCGACCGCATCATGGTCTGCCTGTCCGGCGGTAAAGACAGCTACACCATGCTGGAAATTTTGCGCAATTTGCAGCAAAGCGCCCCCATTAGCTTTTCGCTGGTCGCCGTTAACCTCGACCAGAAACAACCCGGTTTTCCGGAGCACATTCTGCCGGAATATCTGGAGCAACTTGGCGTTGAGTACAAGATTGTTGAAGAGAACACGTATGGGATCGTAAAAGATAAGATCCCGGAAGGTAAAACCACCTGCTCTCTGTGTTCACGCCTGCGTCGCGGTATTCTCTATCGCACGGCGACAGAGCTGGGTGCCACCAAAATCGCCCTGGGACACCATCGCGACGACATTCTGCAAACCCTGTTCCTGAATATGTTCTATGGCGGGAAAATGAAAGGTATGCCGCCGAAGCTGATGAGCGATGATGGTAAACATATCGTGATCCGCCCGCTGGCTTACTGCCGTGAAAAGGATATTGAACGCTTTGCCGAAGCCAAAGGTTACCCGATTATCCCTTGTAACCTGTGCGGGTCGCAGCCGAACCTGCAACGTCAGGTGATTGCCGACATGCTGCGTGACTGGGATAAACGCTATCCGGGCCGTATTGAAACCATGTTCAGCGCCATGCAGAACGTGGTGCCTTCACACCTGAGCGACATTAACCTGTTCGACTTCAAAGGCATTAAGCACGGTTCTGACGTTGTCGATGGCGGCGATCTGGCGTTTGATCGTGAAGAGATCCCGCTTCAGCCTGCGGGCTGGCAACCGGAAGAAGACGACAATCAGCTTGATGCGCTGCGCCTGAACGTCGTTGAAGTGAAGTAA
- the dbpA gene encoding ATP-dependent RNA helicase DbpA, producing MTAFATLNVLPAAQLENLNELGYLSMTPVQAEALPAILAGQDVRVQAKTGSGKTAAFGLGLLQHIDVTLFQTQSLVLCPTRELADQVAGELRRLARFLPNTKILTLCGGQPFGAQRDSLQHAPHIIVATPGRLLDHLQKGTVSLDALTTLVMDEADRMLDMGFSEAIDEVIRFAPASRQTLLFSATWPEAIAAISGRVQRNPLSIEIDSVDALPAIDQQFFETSVHGKIPLLQTLLSQHQPASCVVFCNTKKDCQAVCDALNEAGQSALALHGDLEQRDRDQTLVRFANGSARVLVATDVAARGLDIKSLELVVNFELAWDPEVHVHRIGRTARAGNSGLAISFCAPEEAQRANILSEMLQIPLNWVSAPAQRTVAPLVAEMATLCIDGGKKAKMRPGDVLGALTGDIGLDGADIGKIAVHPAHVYVAVRQSVAHKAWKQLQNGKIKGKTCRVRLLK from the coding sequence GTGACTGCTTTTGCTACCCTGAATGTGTTACCCGCCGCCCAGCTTGAGAATCTGAATGAGTTGGGATATCTGTCCATGACGCCCGTCCAGGCGGAGGCGCTGCCTGCGATCCTTGCCGGCCAGGATGTCCGGGTGCAGGCGAAAACCGGCAGCGGTAAGACGGCAGCATTTGGTCTCGGGTTGTTACAGCATATTGATGTCACTCTGTTTCAGACGCAGTCGCTGGTGCTGTGTCCGACGCGCGAACTGGCGGATCAGGTGGCGGGTGAACTGCGTCGCCTGGCGCGTTTCTTACCGAATACTAAAATCCTGACGCTCTGCGGCGGACAACCTTTCGGCGCACAGCGTGATTCTCTTCAGCATGCGCCGCATATTATTGTCGCCACGCCCGGTCGTTTGCTCGACCATCTGCAAAAGGGTACCGTTTCGCTGGACGCGCTGACCACTCTGGTGATGGACGAAGCGGACCGGATGCTGGATATGGGATTCAGTGAGGCGATAGACGAGGTAATCCGCTTCGCGCCCGCATCGCGTCAGACGCTGCTGTTTTCGGCCACCTGGCCGGAAGCGATCGCGGCAATCAGCGGTCGGGTGCAGCGAAATCCGCTCTCTATTGAAATTGATTCGGTGGATGCGCTTCCCGCCATCGACCAGCAGTTCTTTGAAACCTCTGTACACGGTAAAATCCCGCTGCTGCAAACGTTGCTCAGCCAGCATCAGCCAGCCTCCTGCGTGGTGTTCTGTAATACCAAAAAAGATTGCCAGGCGGTGTGTGACGCGCTGAATGAGGCCGGACAAAGTGCGCTTGCGCTTCATGGCGACCTGGAACAACGCGACCGCGATCAGACGCTGGTGCGCTTTGCCAACGGCAGTGCGCGGGTGCTGGTGGCGACTGACGTTGCGGCGCGCGGACTCGATATCAAATCGCTGGAACTGGTGGTGAACTTCGAACTGGCGTGGGATCCGGAAGTCCATGTTCATCGCATTGGACGTACCGCACGTGCCGGGAACAGCGGTCTGGCTATCAGTTTTTGCGCACCGGAAGAGGCACAGCGGGCGAATATTCTCTCTGAAATGCTACAGATACCCCTTAACTGGGTCTCCGCTCCGGCTCAACGCACGGTAGCACCGCTGGTCGCTGAAATGGCGACGTTGTGTATCGACGGCGGCAAGAAAGCCAAAATGCGTCCGGGCGATGTGCTGGGCGCGTTAACCGGCGATATTGGTCTGGATGGCGCGGATATTGGCAAGATTGCCGTTCATCCGGCGCATGTCTATGTGGCGGTCCGTCAGTCGGTGGCGCATAAGGCGTGGAAACAACTGCAGAATGGGAAGATCAAAGGCAAAACCTGTCGGGTTCGCCTGCTGAAATAA